Proteins co-encoded in one Arthrobacter sp. ERGS1:01 genomic window:
- the pepN gene encoding aminopeptidase N, protein MSNSNLSRAEAAARKQVITVHHYDVRVDVGNAAELSAPGFATQSTITFSAATAGASTFLDFIGLGVESVVLNGVALDVAAVVDDARIHLPNLALENEVTVKATAAYSRSGEGLHRFQDPADGRVYTYTQYEPADARRVFANFEQPDLKAVFTFHVTAPAGWEVASNQAVTGYAGVATDVGGTAVTGCWDFAPTLPISTYITTILAGPYFKAEDSFTMTYGADSSHAGTVLEIPLAAYCRASLAEAFDTEPIFAVTKAGLEYFNELFDYPYPFGKYDQAFVPEYNLGAMENPGLVTFTESYIYASRATDTQYQQRANTIMHEMAHMWFGDLVTMSWWDDLWLKESFADFMGHLAVAEATPWGEKSWTLFASRRKTWAYLQDQLPTTHPIVADIPNLEAAKQNFDGITYAKGASVLKQLVAYVGQDAFMAGARDYFRAHEFSNTSLGDLLVPLSTASGRDLAAWAAQWLQTAGISTLTPTITTTDGSIAEFTITQEAVDPVTGKPALRPHRLAVGLFNHDDAGRLVRTHSVTIDVAGAVTVVAELAGLPVPALAVVNDRDYSYAKVRLDEVSLTTALASLGRIEDPLARSLVWSSLWNAVRDAVLPANLYVQAVCDHAAGEADIALLQSLADNARHALSDFCPPAARGELGAALRAAVERHLDAAVPGSDEQLVWARTFAALGRGSDAPAARIRALLDGVDVPAGLSVDSELRWLLWQALAARGMATEAELDAELAAATTAQTRVGRLTAGAAFPEAGVKATAWADAVDGTELTNELLSATIDGFMMGGHELLDAYVEPYFAVIDTIWAQRSIEIAGRIVRGLFPAHQDAAAGADPVDHPVVVRADAWLAGHADAARGLRRLVVEQRDHLVRSLRAQAAGAGQL, encoded by the coding sequence GTGTCAAATTCCAACCTGAGCCGTGCCGAAGCAGCCGCGCGCAAACAAGTGATCACTGTCCACCACTACGATGTCCGCGTCGACGTCGGCAATGCCGCCGAGCTGTCCGCCCCCGGTTTCGCCACCCAAAGCACCATCACCTTCAGTGCCGCAACCGCCGGAGCCTCGACGTTCCTGGACTTCATCGGCCTCGGCGTGGAATCCGTGGTGCTCAACGGCGTCGCCCTTGACGTGGCGGCCGTGGTGGACGACGCCCGCATCCACCTGCCCAACCTTGCGTTGGAGAACGAGGTCACCGTCAAGGCGACGGCCGCGTACTCGCGCAGCGGCGAAGGCCTGCACAGGTTCCAGGATCCGGCCGACGGCCGGGTGTACACGTACACGCAATATGAGCCGGCCGATGCCCGCCGCGTGTTCGCCAACTTTGAACAGCCCGACCTGAAGGCCGTGTTCACCTTCCACGTCACCGCTCCCGCCGGGTGGGAGGTCGCGTCAAACCAGGCCGTGACCGGCTACGCCGGCGTCGCGACGGACGTCGGTGGCACGGCCGTCACCGGATGCTGGGACTTTGCCCCCACGCTTCCCATCTCCACCTACATCACCACCATCCTGGCCGGCCCCTACTTCAAGGCCGAGGACTCCTTCACCATGACGTACGGTGCCGACAGCAGCCACGCCGGCACGGTCCTGGAGATCCCGCTGGCGGCGTACTGCCGGGCGTCCCTGGCGGAGGCCTTTGACACCGAGCCGATCTTCGCCGTCACCAAGGCCGGCCTGGAGTACTTCAACGAGCTCTTCGACTACCCGTACCCGTTTGGCAAGTACGACCAGGCGTTCGTGCCCGAATACAACCTGGGCGCCATGGAGAATCCGGGCCTCGTGACATTCACGGAATCGTACATTTACGCGTCCCGCGCCACGGACACCCAGTACCAGCAGCGGGCCAACACCATCATGCACGAGATGGCGCACATGTGGTTTGGCGACCTCGTGACCATGAGCTGGTGGGACGATCTGTGGCTCAAGGAGTCCTTTGCCGACTTCATGGGACACCTGGCCGTGGCCGAGGCGACGCCGTGGGGCGAGAAGTCCTGGACGCTCTTTGCCAGCCGCCGCAAGACCTGGGCCTATCTGCAGGACCAGCTGCCCACCACGCACCCGATCGTCGCCGACATTCCCAACCTTGAGGCCGCCAAGCAGAACTTTGACGGCATCACCTACGCCAAGGGCGCCTCGGTGCTCAAACAGTTGGTGGCGTATGTGGGCCAGGATGCGTTCATGGCCGGCGCCCGCGACTACTTCCGCGCCCACGAATTCTCCAACACCTCACTCGGCGACCTCCTGGTCCCGCTCAGCACGGCCTCCGGCCGGGACCTGGCCGCCTGGGCCGCCCAATGGCTCCAGACCGCCGGCATCTCCACGCTCACCCCGACCATCACCACCACGGACGGCTCCATCGCCGAATTCACCATCACCCAGGAGGCCGTGGACCCGGTCACGGGGAAGCCGGCCCTGCGCCCCCACCGTTTGGCCGTGGGCCTGTTCAACCACGACGACGCCGGGCGGCTGGTGCGCACGCACTCCGTCACGATCGATGTGGCAGGGGCCGTGACGGTGGTGGCCGAACTTGCCGGGCTCCCCGTCCCGGCGCTGGCCGTGGTCAACGACCGTGACTACAGCTACGCCAAGGTCCGCCTGGACGAGGTCTCCCTCACCACGGCCCTGGCCTCGCTGGGCAGGATCGAGGATCCCCTGGCGCGCAGCCTGGTCTGGTCCTCGCTGTGGAACGCCGTCCGCGACGCCGTCCTGCCCGCCAACCTTTATGTCCAGGCCGTGTGCGACCACGCGGCCGGCGAAGCAGACATCGCCCTGCTCCAGTCGCTGGCGGACAACGCCCGCCACGCCCTCTCCGACTTCTGCCCGCCCGCCGCCCGCGGTGAGCTGGGCGCAGCGCTCCGGGCCGCCGTCGAACGCCATCTTGACGCCGCGGTACCAGGAAGCGACGAACAACTGGTGTGGGCCCGGACGTTTGCGGCCCTGGGCCGGGGCTCCGACGCTCCCGCCGCACGGATCCGCGCACTCCTGGACGGCGTCGACGTGCCTGCCGGCTTGAGCGTTGACAGCGAACTGCGCTGGCTACTCTGGCAGGCACTGGCCGCGCGCGGCATGGCCACGGAAGCCGAGCTGGACGCGGAACTGGCAGCGGCAACCACGGCCCAGACCCGGGTGGGCAGGTTGACCGCTGGAGCGGCGTTCCCGGAGGCCGGCGTCAAGGCCACGGCCTGGGCGGATGCCGTGGACGGTACCGAGCTGACCAATGAACTGCTCTCGGCCACGATCGACGGCTTCATGATGGGCGGCCACGAGCTCCTCGACGCCTACGTTGAGCCGTACTTCGCCGTGATCGACACGATCTGGGCGCAACGCAGCATCGAGATTGCCGGACGCATAGTGCGAGGCCTGTTCCCCGCCCACCAGGACGCCGCAGCCGGTGCCGATCCGGTGGACCACCCGGTGGTGGTGCGGGCTGATGCCTGGCTGGCCGGGCATGCCGATGCAGCGAGGGGCCTGCGCCGGCTTGTGGTGGAGCAGCGCGACCACCTGGTGCGGTCCCTGCGCGCGCAGGCGGCAGGGGCCGGGCAGCTCTAA
- a CDS encoding lipoate--protein ligase family protein produces the protein MAHTLHGEYKVHGGKLVVVDLAVTDGRLAEVSVSGDFFLEPDEALDDINAALTGLSSDLPAAELAAAITAGLPDGVVLFGFSAQAVAVAVRRALAKATSWHDHEWDIIAPTVLPTAVNVALDEVLTEEVGAGRRNPTLRFWDWDEPSVVIGSFQSVRNELEPAGVEKYGINVVRRISGGGAMFMEAGNCITYSLYLPQSLVDGLTFEDSYKFLDSWVMAALESVGVQAFYVPLNDIATDQGKIGGAAQKRLSNGGMLHHVTMSYDIDADKMVQVLRIGKEKLSDKGTRSAKKRVDPLRRQTGLGRGELLAHMMATFADRYDAKASFLTAAELAEAERRVDAKFGTDAWLNRIP, from the coding sequence ATGGCACATACCTTGCATGGCGAATACAAAGTCCACGGCGGCAAACTCGTGGTGGTCGACCTCGCGGTGACGGACGGCCGGCTGGCCGAGGTTTCCGTCAGCGGCGACTTCTTCCTGGAACCCGATGAGGCCCTCGATGACATCAACGCGGCTCTGACGGGCCTCTCCAGCGACCTTCCGGCGGCCGAGCTGGCCGCCGCCATCACGGCCGGCCTGCCCGACGGCGTCGTCCTGTTTGGCTTCTCCGCCCAGGCCGTTGCCGTGGCCGTGCGCCGCGCCCTGGCGAAAGCCACGAGCTGGCACGACCACGAGTGGGACATCATCGCCCCCACCGTCCTGCCCACCGCCGTCAACGTGGCCCTCGACGAGGTGCTCACGGAAGAAGTGGGCGCGGGGCGGCGCAACCCCACGCTGCGTTTTTGGGACTGGGACGAACCCTCCGTGGTGATTGGCAGCTTCCAGTCGGTGCGCAACGAACTGGAACCGGCCGGCGTCGAAAAGTACGGCATCAACGTGGTGCGCCGGATCAGCGGCGGCGGGGCCATGTTCATGGAGGCCGGCAACTGCATCACCTACTCCCTCTACCTGCCGCAGTCCCTGGTGGACGGGTTGACGTTCGAGGATTCCTACAAGTTCCTGGACAGCTGGGTCATGGCCGCCCTTGAGTCCGTGGGCGTGCAGGCGTTCTATGTGCCGCTGAACGACATTGCCACGGACCAGGGCAAGATTGGCGGGGCCGCGCAGAAACGGCTCAGCAACGGCGGCATGCTCCACCACGTGACCATGAGCTACGACATCGACGCCGACAAGATGGTCCAGGTGCTGCGCATCGGCAAGGAGAAGCTCTCCGACAAGGGCACCCGGTCCGCCAAGAAGCGCGTGGACCCGCTGCGCCGCCAAACGGGGTTGGGCCGGGGCGAGCTGCTGGCCCACATGATGGCGACGTTCGCGGACCGCTACGACGCCAAGGCCTCGTTCCTCACGGCGGCGGAGCTGGCCGAGGCGGAGCGCCGCGTGGACGCAAAGTTTGGCACCGACGCCTGGCTCAACAGGATCCCGTAA
- a CDS encoding type B 50S ribosomal protein L31: protein MKQNTHPKYAAIVFNDLASGTKFLTRSTATSSKTIEWEDGNTYPVIDVEISSESHPFYTGKQRIMDSAGRVERFNARFAGFGKK from the coding sequence GTGAAGCAGAACACCCACCCCAAGTATGCCGCCATCGTTTTCAACGACCTGGCCTCGGGTACCAAGTTCCTGACGCGCTCCACCGCGACGTCAAGCAAGACCATCGAGTGGGAAGACGGCAACACCTACCCCGTGATCGACGTTGAAATCTCCTCCGAGTCGCACCCGTTCTACACGGGCAAGCAGCGCATCATGGACAGCGCCGGTCGCGTGGAGCGCTTCAACGCCCGCTTCGCAGGCTTCGGCAAGAAGTAA
- a CDS encoding peroxiredoxin, which translates to MKIGDVVADFELPDQHGNPRTLSALAANGPLVIFFYPLASSGGCTKEACHFRDLEKEFAAAGASLVGISTDSPAKQLAFATENHFDYPLLSDAKGAVADQFGVRRHLLAKTLPTKRATFIVDSSLTVRFQVSSETNMDVHADNALAALATLA; encoded by the coding sequence ATGAAAATTGGTGACGTTGTTGCAGACTTTGAACTGCCGGACCAGCACGGCAACCCCCGCACGCTTTCGGCCCTGGCCGCCAACGGACCGTTGGTGATCTTCTTCTACCCGCTGGCCAGCAGCGGCGGCTGCACCAAGGAGGCCTGCCACTTCCGCGACCTGGAGAAGGAATTCGCCGCAGCCGGGGCCTCCCTGGTTGGCATCAGCACCGATTCCCCGGCCAAACAGCTCGCCTTCGCCACCGAAAACCACTTCGACTACCCGCTGCTGAGCGATGCCAAGGGGGCCGTTGCGGACCAGTTTGGGGTCCGCCGGCACCTGCTGGCCAAGACGCTTCCCACCAAGCGGGCAACGTTCATCGTTGACTCGTCCCTGACGGTGCGATTCCAGGTCAGCAGCGAAACCAACATGGACGTCCACGCCGACAATGCGCTGGCGGCCCTGGCCACGTTGGCCTGA
- a CDS encoding TetR/AcrR family transcriptional regulator, which translates to MRIKDDTVHKARRGRRPGPSNTRQDILEAARTRFANDGFAATTIRLVAADASVDASQVMQFYRSKDELFAAVMAIPPEALAQFDTAFEGPDDDLGERVVRAYLSAWEGTHEASEPLMAMLRGAIVNESAAEQLRSFIQSRLLEGTRERTDTDAALRAGIASAMLVGVVTSRQIIGVPVLHTAETEELVAVLAPAIQQVLVPQKQP; encoded by the coding sequence ATGAGGATCAAGGACGACACCGTACACAAGGCGCGCCGAGGGCGGCGGCCGGGACCGTCGAACACCCGCCAGGACATACTCGAGGCCGCCCGTACCCGTTTTGCGAACGACGGCTTTGCCGCCACCACGATTCGGCTCGTCGCCGCCGACGCCTCAGTCGACGCCTCCCAGGTGATGCAGTTCTACCGCTCCAAGGACGAGCTCTTCGCCGCGGTCATGGCCATTCCGCCCGAGGCACTTGCGCAGTTCGACACGGCCTTCGAAGGGCCCGACGACGACCTGGGGGAGCGGGTGGTTCGAGCCTACCTGAGCGCGTGGGAGGGCACGCACGAGGCATCCGAGCCGCTCATGGCCATGTTGCGCGGCGCGATCGTCAATGAGAGCGCCGCCGAGCAACTGCGCAGCTTTATCCAGTCCCGACTCCTCGAGGGAACCCGCGAACGCACGGATACGGACGCAGCGCTGCGGGCGGGCATCGCCTCGGCCATGCTCGTCGGGGTCGTGACAAGCCGGCAGATCATCGGCGTGCCCGTACTTCACACGGCCGAAACCGAGGAATTGGTCGCCGTGCTTGCCCCGGCCATCCAGCAGGTGCTGGTGCCGCAGAAACAGCCTTGA
- the serB gene encoding phosphoserine phosphatase SerB translates to MPSTFTAVSYGQTLPAESVAAIRALLLANGCTVLDESRESHPGFETASFGLSADDDAAPALRAALAAAPVAGVDTAVVPESLRGARRKFIIMDVDSTLIQQEVIELLATHAGTEAEVAKVTEAAMRGELDFAESLHHRVATLAGLPETVLAEVGAKIKMSVGAERLVAEAKAAGHTVAAVSGGFAQILAPLAARLGLDFSLANELEIVDGHLTGKVRGAVVDRAAKETKLRDWSAEAGIGMDATMAIGDGANDLDMMNAAALGVAFNAKPAVRAVADAQINLPNLDVALALAGIQAAR, encoded by the coding sequence ATGCCCTCCACTTTTACTGCGGTCAGCTATGGCCAAACGCTTCCCGCCGAATCCGTCGCCGCCATCCGTGCGTTGCTGCTTGCCAACGGCTGCACCGTCCTGGACGAGTCCCGCGAAAGCCACCCGGGTTTTGAGACTGCCAGCTTTGGGCTTTCCGCCGACGACGACGCCGCCCCCGCCCTGCGTGCGGCCCTGGCGGCTGCGCCGGTGGCCGGCGTGGACACGGCCGTGGTGCCCGAATCGCTGCGCGGCGCCCGGCGCAAGTTCATCATCATGGATGTCGACTCGACCCTGATCCAGCAGGAAGTCATCGAACTGCTGGCCACCCATGCCGGCACCGAGGCCGAGGTCGCCAAGGTGACCGAGGCCGCGATGCGGGGCGAACTCGACTTCGCCGAGAGCCTGCATCACCGGGTGGCCACCCTGGCCGGCCTGCCCGAGACCGTGCTGGCGGAAGTCGGCGCGAAGATCAAGATGTCGGTGGGCGCCGAACGCCTCGTGGCCGAGGCCAAGGCAGCCGGGCACACCGTGGCAGCCGTATCGGGCGGATTTGCGCAGATCCTGGCACCGCTGGCCGCGCGCCTGGGCCTGGACTTTTCCCTGGCGAACGAACTTGAGATCGTTGACGGCCACCTCACCGGCAAGGTGCGCGGCGCCGTCGTCGACCGGGCGGCCAAGGAAACCAAGCTGCGCGACTGGAGCGCGGAAGCCGGGATCGGCATGGACGCCACCATGGCGATCGGTGACGGGGCCAACGATCTGGACATGATGAACGCGGCGGCGCTGGGCGTGGCGTTTAACGCCAAGCCCGCCGTCCGGGCCGTGGCCGACGCCCAGATCAACCTGCCCAACCTGGACGTTGCCCTGGCCCTGGCCGGAATCCAGGCAGCACGCTAA
- a CDS encoding CocE/NonD family hydrolase encodes MSEDQKIFVPSHPLPAARTGLLTGFDPGTRTLEPGFQTAPQFRPLPVGMVFEKDVAVRLRDGVRIHVDVFRPTGVEQVPVIVAWSPYGKGQGTSASVMGVFGLVGLDNGVVSGLEKFEAPDPAYWCAQGYAICNPDIRGVVDSGGDSVLWDRQEGLDCYDLIEWLAEQPWCTGKVGMSGTSYLAVSQWFTAAEQPPHLAAINPWEGVSDVYRDLVMRGGMPDTGFAAQLQDGSFFGRNRKEDILAEAERYPLMTGLWENKIPAFDRITVPAYIVASYSNTLHTAGTFRAWRRIASEEKWLRIHNGQEWPDYYDEANVAELRMFFDRYLKDADNGWEATPRVRYSVLDLAGGDRTGVAADAFPPQEVVSTKFYLDARTRTLTTETPAGAAQAGYAVTANPNAVSFLARFDQETVMVGYPKARLWVEADGADDMDLFVLVQKLDAHGTPLQAFTVPNHSATAHDLTDHGASILRYKGSDGRLRVSARKLDGALSSDDVPAHSFDRIEKLTPGEIVEIEIDLLPMGLAFHPGEQLRFIVSSRNLLGTLMPGIREYVGVNSGRHIIHTGGRHASYLQLPIHNLEPQPNHSQDEPNTMTTGTNAPAESTPEHWVRLEGEDADASIDGFELFSARRALGLLKGKLGRERLLVLLDEEIAAGDAFLRNGVERSGGQEIAGTTRLSAHGITAAQFTGWLGRAFGRNDVMLAGHPEHYSIHAQPGQNVNIVETLGEYVCSFFMREWDDSVVAQAPSDAGAKPAGRRSQMLLADGTLVGTIENVFDEEANGFTATLSVTLPAACGQDVIRQHLEHFAVEFRTWILRAVAELGRP; translated from the coding sequence ATGAGCGAAGACCAGAAGATATTTGTCCCGTCCCATCCGTTGCCGGCTGCCCGGACCGGCCTGTTGACCGGCTTCGATCCGGGCACCCGAACCCTGGAGCCGGGCTTCCAGACAGCCCCGCAATTCCGTCCCCTGCCGGTGGGGATGGTGTTTGAAAAGGATGTTGCCGTCCGGTTGCGGGACGGTGTGAGGATCCACGTCGATGTGTTCCGCCCGACCGGAGTTGAACAGGTGCCGGTCATCGTGGCGTGGAGCCCGTACGGCAAGGGCCAGGGCACCTCCGCCAGCGTGATGGGTGTCTTCGGTCTTGTGGGCCTGGACAACGGCGTCGTTTCGGGCCTGGAAAAGTTCGAGGCCCCGGATCCGGCCTACTGGTGCGCGCAAGGGTACGCGATCTGCAACCCTGATATCCGCGGCGTCGTCGACTCCGGCGGCGACAGCGTACTCTGGGACCGCCAGGAGGGTCTTGACTGCTACGACCTGATCGAGTGGCTTGCCGAACAGCCGTGGTGCACCGGCAAGGTCGGCATGAGCGGAACATCCTATCTGGCCGTTTCCCAATGGTTCACGGCCGCCGAACAGCCACCCCACCTGGCGGCGATCAACCCGTGGGAGGGCGTGAGCGACGTCTACCGTGACCTGGTGATGCGCGGCGGCATGCCCGACACCGGATTTGCCGCGCAACTGCAGGACGGCAGCTTCTTCGGCAGGAACCGGAAGGAAGACATCCTTGCCGAGGCCGAGCGCTACCCCCTGATGACCGGGTTGTGGGAAAACAAGATCCCCGCCTTTGACCGCATCACCGTCCCGGCATACATCGTGGCCAGCTACTCGAACACGCTCCATACGGCGGGCACGTTCCGGGCCTGGCGCCGGATCGCGTCGGAGGAGAAATGGCTGCGGATCCACAATGGGCAGGAATGGCCGGACTACTACGACGAAGCCAATGTGGCGGAGCTGCGCATGTTCTTTGACCGCTACCTGAAGGATGCGGACAACGGCTGGGAAGCCACGCCACGTGTCCGCTACTCAGTCCTGGACCTCGCGGGCGGCGACCGGACCGGAGTGGCCGCGGACGCATTTCCGCCACAGGAGGTGGTGTCCACGAAGTTCTACCTGGACGCCCGCACCCGCACCCTGACCACCGAGACGCCTGCCGGGGCGGCCCAGGCCGGCTACGCCGTGACCGCCAACCCGAACGCGGTCTCGTTCCTGGCCCGCTTCGATCAGGAAACCGTGATGGTCGGCTACCCGAAGGCACGCCTCTGGGTCGAGGCCGACGGCGCCGACGACATGGACCTGTTCGTCCTGGTGCAAAAGCTCGACGCCCACGGCACCCCGCTGCAGGCTTTCACCGTCCCCAACCACAGCGCGACGGCGCACGACCTCACCGATCACGGCGCGAGCATCCTGCGGTACAAGGGATCCGACGGGCGGCTCCGCGTGTCGGCGCGCAAGCTGGACGGGGCACTCTCCAGCGACGACGTTCCCGCGCACAGCTTTGACCGGATTGAAAAGCTCACTCCGGGCGAGATCGTCGAGATCGAAATCGACTTGCTCCCCATGGGTCTCGCGTTCCACCCGGGTGAACAACTGCGTTTCATCGTCAGCTCCCGGAACCTGCTCGGAACCCTGATGCCCGGCATCCGTGAATACGTGGGAGTCAACAGCGGCAGGCACATCATCCACACCGGCGGACGGCACGCCTCCTACCTGCAACTGCCCATCCACAACCTCGAGCCGCAGCCGAACCACTCGCAGGACGAACCGAACACCATGACCACCGGCACTAACGCGCCCGCGGAATCCACCCCTGAGCACTGGGTGCGCCTGGAAGGAGAGGACGCCGATGCAAGCATCGACGGCTTCGAACTGTTCTCGGCCCGCAGGGCACTGGGATTACTCAAGGGAAAACTCGGACGCGAACGCCTCCTGGTGCTCCTGGACGAGGAGATCGCGGCCGGCGACGCCTTCCTTCGGAACGGCGTCGAACGCTCCGGCGGCCAGGAGATTGCCGGCACCACGCGGCTGAGTGCGCACGGCATCACGGCGGCCCAGTTCACAGGGTGGCTCGGTCGCGCCTTCGGCCGCAACGACGTCATGCTGGCCGGGCATCCGGAGCACTACTCGATCCACGCGCAGCCTGGACAGAACGTCAACATCGTCGAGACCCTCGGGGAGTATGTCTGCTCGTTCTTCATGCGCGAGTGGGATGACAGCGTGGTGGCACAGGCGCCTTCCGACGCCGGCGCGAAGCCGGCCGGCCGCCGATCCCAGATGCTCCTCGCGGACGGCACCTTGGTGGGCACGATCGAGAACGTTTTCGACGAGGAAGCCAACGGCTTCACCGCGACGCTGTCGGTAACCTTGCCGGCCGCCTGCGGGCAGGACGTGATCCGGCAGCACCTGGAGCATTTCGCGGTGGAGTTCCGGACGTGGATCCTCAGGGCTGTGGCTGAGCTGGGGCGTCCCTAA
- a CDS encoding SDR family oxidoreductase: protein MGKLDGKTAIVTGSSRGVGADVAKNLAAEGAAVVVNYRQKAPRANKVVAQIVEAGGRAVAVGADLTEREGVHALVSAAMENFGSLDLLVLNASGGMEGGMAEDYALKLNRDAQVNLLNAALPVMKPGSRVVFVTSHQAHFIETTPTMPEYEPVARSKRAGEDALRALIPNLAAENVSLVVVSADMIEGTVTATLLDRANPGAIEARRAEAGRLYTVAEFAAEITAMTTADVETGHTEYVGGADSFK, encoded by the coding sequence ATGGGAAAGCTTGACGGAAAGACAGCTATCGTCACCGGTTCATCGCGCGGCGTTGGCGCCGACGTGGCCAAGAACCTGGCCGCGGAAGGTGCGGCCGTGGTGGTCAACTACCGCCAGAAGGCACCGCGCGCCAACAAGGTCGTGGCACAGATCGTGGAGGCCGGCGGCCGCGCCGTCGCCGTGGGCGCCGACCTGACCGAGCGCGAGGGCGTGCACGCCCTGGTCAGCGCCGCCATGGAGAACTTTGGCTCGCTCGACCTGCTGGTGCTCAACGCCTCCGGCGGCATGGAAGGCGGCATGGCCGAGGACTACGCCCTCAAGCTGAACCGCGACGCCCAGGTCAACCTGCTCAACGCGGCCCTGCCCGTCATGAAGCCCGGTTCCCGTGTGGTGTTCGTCACGAGCCACCAGGCGCACTTCATCGAAACCACGCCCACCATGCCCGAGTACGAGCCCGTGGCCCGGAGCAAGCGTGCCGGCGAGGACGCGCTGCGCGCCCTCATCCCCAACCTTGCCGCCGAGAACGTCTCCCTCGTGGTGGTTTCCGCCGACATGATCGAGGGCACCGTCACGGCCACGCTGCTGGACCGTGCCAACCCGGGCGCCATCGAGGCCCGCCGCGCCGAGGCCGGACGCCTCTACACGGTGGCCGAGTTCGCCGCCGAGATCACGGCCATGACGACGGCCGACGTCGAGACCGGCCACACCGAATACGTGGGCGGCGCGGACTCCTTCAAGTAG
- a CDS encoding TrmH family RNA methyltransferase → MIIHLQDSADPRVDDYTSLTDTQLRKVREPAEGMYIAESSRVLRRALDAGHRPRSFFMAEKWLPELADVIDAHPDVPVFVGTAAMLEEITGFHLHRGAMAAMHRPAPADISALLAGASRVAVLEDIVDHTNIGAIFRSAAALGVDAVLVSPRCGDPLYRRSIRVSMGTVFQVPWARLPEWPEGMALLEEAGFATAALALEPDSLTITELAARNDEKLALILGTEGDGLSPATLARAGDSVMIPMYAGVDSLNVAAASAVAFFATQKTAPA, encoded by the coding sequence GTGATCATCCATCTGCAGGACTCCGCCGACCCCCGCGTCGACGACTACACCTCCCTGACCGACACCCAGCTCCGCAAGGTCCGGGAACCGGCCGAGGGCATGTACATCGCCGAGAGCTCCCGCGTGCTGCGCCGGGCACTCGACGCCGGCCACCGGCCGCGGTCCTTCTTCATGGCGGAGAAATGGCTGCCCGAGCTGGCTGACGTGATCGACGCCCACCCGGATGTCCCCGTGTTTGTCGGCACCGCGGCCATGCTCGAGGAGATTACCGGCTTCCACCTGCACCGCGGCGCCATGGCGGCCATGCACCGCCCGGCCCCGGCCGACATTTCCGCCTTGCTGGCGGGAGCCAGCCGGGTGGCGGTGCTGGAGGACATTGTGGACCACACCAACATTGGCGCCATCTTCCGCTCCGCCGCGGCACTGGGCGTGGATGCCGTCCTGGTCAGCCCGCGCTGCGGGGACCCGCTGTACCGCCGCAGCATCCGGGTGAGCATGGGCACCGTGTTCCAGGTGCCGTGGGCGCGGCTGCCGGAATGGCCCGAGGGCATGGCCTTGCTTGAAGAGGCCGGATTTGCGACGGCGGCGCTGGCCCTGGAGCCGGATTCGCTGACCATCACCGAACTGGCCGCCCGCAATGACGAGAAGCTGGCGTTGATCCTGGGCACCGAGGGCGACGGCCTGAGCCCGGCAACCCTGGCCCGCGCGGGCGATTCGGTCATGATTCCCATGTATGCCGGCGTTGACTCGCTCAACGTCGCCGCCGCCAGCGCAGTCGCCTTTTTCGCCACCCAGAAGACCGCCCCGGCCTAA
- a CDS encoding ABC transporter ATP-binding protein, with product MSEVLGLAGVSVVRGTKTLLDSVDWRVAEGERWVVLGPNGAGKSTLLQIAGARMHPTRGVAGILDEVLGAVDVFELRPRIGLASATLANQIPWNEKVLNVVVTASYGVTGRWREQYDRDDERRAFHLLEDWGMSTFMNRTFVSLSEGERKRVQIARALMSDPELLLLDEPGAGLDLAGREDLVRRLSELAADPMAPSTVLVTHHLEEVPPGFTHALLLRDGGVVAQGPIEDVLTEEHLSTTFGLPLSVTNNAGRYAATARH from the coding sequence ATGAGTGAAGTTTTGGGTTTGGCCGGTGTCAGCGTGGTCCGCGGCACTAAGACGTTGTTGGATTCCGTCGACTGGCGGGTTGCCGAAGGCGAACGCTGGGTGGTCCTTGGACCCAACGGCGCGGGCAAGAGCACGCTGCTGCAAATTGCCGGTGCGCGCATGCACCCCACCCGCGGAGTTGCCGGGATCCTCGACGAAGTCCTTGGCGCCGTCGACGTCTTCGAGCTGCGTCCCCGGATCGGCCTGGCGTCCGCCACGCTGGCCAATCAGATCCCCTGGAACGAGAAGGTCCTCAACGTTGTGGTGACCGCCTCCTACGGCGTCACGGGCCGCTGGCGTGAGCAGTACGATCGCGACGACGAACGCCGCGCCTTCCACCTGCTCGAGGACTGGGGCATGTCCACGTTCATGAACCGCACGTTCGTCTCGCTCAGCGAGGGGGAGCGCAAGCGCGTCCAGATCGCCCGCGCCTTGATGAGCGACCCCGAACTGCTGCTGCTCGACGAGCCCGGCGCCGGGCTTGACCTGGCCGGCCGCGAGGACCTGGTGCGCCGCCTGAGCGAACTGGCCGCCGATCCCATGGCGCCGAGCACCGTGCTGGTCACGCACCACCTGGAGGAAGTGCCCCCCGGCTTCACGCACGCCTTGCTGCTGCGCGACGGCGGCGTGGTGGCCCAGGGACCCATCGAGGACGTCTTGACCGAGGAACACCTAAGCACCACGTTCGGCCTGCCGCTTTCGGTGACGAACAACGCCGGCCGCTACGCGGCAACCGCCCGCCACTAA